A genomic stretch from Photobacterium atrarenae includes:
- a CDS encoding polysaccharide biosynthesis protein codes for MSPLDSILSIPRSYKRLISIVIDTFFITMAFWGAFWTRLGTVEEFTDAVYWQVLALLVVSTLILFTRVGLYRAILRYLSVHALLSITISSAVSAVLLVLSAYFSYAFIPRSVPIIYGTYLVILCGGARLLVRILVSQHNTRKKPRALIYGAGSSGRQLVNLLRQGDEYHPVAFVDDDKKLQKTVVQGLAIYKPQCLKQLLSKTGAKTILLAMPSASRSQRKAIINSLVELPVEVLSIPNLADIVNGSASIDQLRDVPIEDLLGRDSVEPQPDLLAANIKDKVVMVTGAGGSIGSELCRQIVQQKPKSLVLFELSEFGLYKIDKELSDFVKTEGLQTEIIPLLGSVQRLNRLAIVMQSFKVQTLYHAAAYKHVPLVEYNVVEGVRNNVFGTYYTAMAAIESGVESFVLISTDKAVRPTNIMGATKRLAELALQSLAAENNGTRFCMVRFGNVLGSSGSVIPLFKKQIAEGGPVTVTHPEIIRYFMTIPEAAQLVIQAGAMGKGGDVFVLDMGEPVKIVDLAKNLIQLSGLEVKSEDNPHGDIEIKFSGLRPGEKLFEELLIGDNVNRTAHERIMTANETFLPYSDFKEVLGNLDKACHSFDHDTIRHILLNTPTGFAPTDGIGDLVWHANEKVLRDETKKIIH; via the coding sequence ATGTCTCCTCTCGATTCCATTTTATCAATACCTCGCTCTTATAAGCGATTAATTAGTATTGTTATTGATACATTTTTTATCACTATGGCATTTTGGGGGGCGTTTTGGACTCGCTTAGGTACCGTTGAAGAATTCACAGATGCCGTATATTGGCAGGTCCTGGCTCTCCTGGTTGTTTCGACTTTGATCCTTTTCACCAGAGTAGGTCTTTATCGAGCTATACTGAGGTATTTAAGTGTTCATGCTTTGCTCTCAATTACTATTAGCTCTGCGGTGTCAGCAGTATTATTAGTATTGTCTGCATATTTTTCTTACGCATTTATCCCGCGTTCAGTACCTATCATTTATGGTACATATTTGGTTATTTTATGTGGTGGTGCGAGGCTGCTTGTCCGTATTTTAGTCTCTCAACATAATACAAGGAAAAAACCGCGCGCACTGATTTATGGTGCAGGTTCATCGGGCAGACAGCTGGTAAACTTATTACGCCAAGGTGATGAATATCATCCTGTCGCCTTTGTTGACGACGATAAAAAGCTCCAGAAGACCGTTGTTCAAGGACTGGCAATTTATAAGCCTCAGTGCCTTAAGCAGTTACTTTCGAAAACTGGTGCAAAAACAATCTTGTTAGCTATGCCGAGTGCCAGTCGTTCTCAACGAAAGGCAATCATTAATTCGCTAGTTGAACTACCGGTTGAGGTCTTATCCATCCCTAATTTGGCTGATATTGTTAACGGTTCAGCAAGTATTGATCAGCTTCGTGATGTACCGATTGAGGATTTACTTGGTCGAGACTCTGTTGAACCACAACCGGACTTGCTTGCTGCAAACATAAAAGACAAGGTGGTTATGGTGACTGGTGCTGGAGGCTCCATTGGTTCCGAGTTATGCCGTCAAATTGTGCAGCAGAAACCAAAATCGTTGGTGTTATTTGAGTTATCTGAATTTGGACTGTACAAGATTGATAAGGAATTGTCCGATTTCGTAAAAACGGAAGGACTCCAAACTGAAATTATTCCTTTACTTGGCTCTGTTCAACGCCTAAACCGCTTGGCTATAGTGATGCAAAGTTTTAAAGTGCAAACATTGTATCATGCTGCAGCGTATAAGCATGTTCCACTGGTTGAGTATAATGTTGTCGAAGGCGTAAGAAATAATGTGTTCGGTACTTATTATACGGCCATGGCTGCGATTGAGTCTGGTGTTGAATCTTTTGTCCTGATCTCAACAGATAAAGCTGTACGTCCTACCAATATTATGGGAGCAACTAAGCGTTTGGCTGAGTTGGCTCTGCAGTCATTAGCTGCAGAAAATAATGGAACCCGATTTTGTATGGTACGTTTTGGTAACGTTCTGGGTTCTTCCGGTTCAGTGATTCCGCTATTTAAAAAGCAAATTGCTGAAGGAGGGCCTGTAACAGTAACCCACCCAGAGATTATACGCTATTTTATGACGATTCCTGAGGCTGCTCAGCTTGTAATTCAAGCTGGTGCTATGGGCAAGGGTGGAGATGTGTTTGTTCTTGATATGGGCGAGCCCGTTAAGATTGTCGATTTGGCTAAAAATTTGATTCAACTATCAGGGCTTGAGGTTAAATCTGAGGATAATCCGCATGGCGATATTGAAATTAAATTTTCTGGACTTCGGCCAGGTGAAAAGTTATTTGAAGAGCTATTGATTGGCGATAATGTAAATCGAACTGCGCATGAGCGGATTATGACTGCGAATGAAACTTTTCTACCATACTCTGACTTTAAAGAGGTTTTAGGAAATTTAGATAAAGCTTGTCATAGTTTTGATCATGATACTATTCGTCATATTCTTCTTAATACACCAACAGGGTTTGCTCCAACGGATGGTATTGGTGATTTGGTTTGGCATGCGAATGAAAAGGTTTTAAGAGACGAAACTAAAAAAATCATACACTAA
- a CDS encoding sugar transferase: protein MIRILDVVLAFVGLLLTFPILLIVTIVGLFDTGSPIFMQTRVGKNKEPFTLIKFRTMSVETKSVASHLASSASITRFGSFLRKSKIDELPQLINVLKGEMSFVGPRPNLLNQDELIKERENRGVYDVLPGITGLAQVNTIDMSTPVLLAKTDQNMIKTLTVKNYFKYIIMTATGSGSGDRIQ from the coding sequence ATGATCAGGATTCTTGATGTTGTATTGGCTTTTGTTGGCCTGCTACTTACTTTTCCTATTTTATTGATTGTTACTATTGTCGGTTTGTTTGATACGGGATCACCGATCTTCATGCAAACTCGTGTGGGTAAAAATAAAGAACCGTTTACTTTGATTAAGTTTCGTACCATGAGTGTCGAAACAAAATCGGTAGCGAGCCACCTTGCCAGTAGTGCCTCAATTACTCGATTTGGGAGCTTTCTTCGTAAGTCAAAGATTGATGAGTTACCTCAGCTTATCAATGTCTTGAAAGGGGAGATGAGCTTCGTTGGTCCACGGCCAAATCTGTTGAATCAGGATGAACTCATCAAAGAACGTGAGAACAGGGGAGTTTATGATGTTTTGCCGGGAATCACCGGCCTAGCGCAAGTAAATACTATAGACATGTCAACACCGGTATTGCTAGCGAAAACAGATCAAAACATGATCAAAACGCTAACAGTAAAAAATTACTTTAAGTATATTATCATGACTGCAACTGGTAGTGGTTCTGGTGATCGTATTCAGTAA
- the wbjC gene encoding UDP-2-acetamido-2,6-beta-L-arabino-hexul-4-ose reductase, with amino-acid sequence MKIVVTGAKGFIGKNLCLRLHEIGYSDVHEVDIETTPEQLETALENADFVFHLAGVNRPKDENEYKTGNSDLTQTIISLLGRQAKPASLMISSSTQAEADNPYGVSKASAEAIVEHYGKTHNAPYFIYRFPNVFGKWCRPNYNSFVATFCYNIVNDIEINIHDPSATVTLVYIDDVCKELISLLEAPQGSGHCAVSPTYPTTVGEVADLLYAFKESRETLVTEEVGTGLTRALYSTYLSYFTPQKFSYDVPAYGDERGVFCEMLKTPSAGQFSFFTAHPGITRGGHYHHSKNEKFLVIKGKALFKFEHVISGERHELVTEASTPKVVETVPGWTHDVTNIGDEELIVMLWANEIFDREAPDTVARPL; translated from the coding sequence ATGAAAATTGTTGTTACTGGTGCTAAGGGATTTATTGGTAAAAACTTGTGTCTTCGCTTACATGAGATAGGCTACAGCGATGTTCATGAAGTAGATATTGAGACTACCCCAGAGCAGTTAGAAACAGCTCTGGAAAATGCTGATTTTGTCTTCCATTTAGCTGGTGTTAACCGCCCTAAAGATGAAAATGAGTATAAGACTGGTAACTCAGATCTGACTCAAACGATTATTTCATTGCTCGGTAGACAAGCTAAGCCTGCGTCTTTGATGATCAGCTCGTCAACGCAAGCTGAGGCAGACAATCCATATGGGGTAAGCAAAGCTTCCGCCGAGGCGATTGTAGAGCATTATGGTAAAACCCATAATGCTCCGTATTTTATATATCGCTTTCCTAACGTGTTTGGCAAGTGGTGTCGACCAAACTACAACTCTTTTGTAGCGACTTTCTGTTATAACATCGTCAATGATATTGAGATCAACATTCATGACCCGAGTGCTACTGTCACGCTGGTTTATATTGATGATGTTTGCAAGGAGCTAATCAGCTTGCTTGAAGCACCTCAAGGCAGTGGCCATTGCGCTGTATCACCAACTTATCCGACAACGGTAGGAGAGGTTGCTGATCTTTTATATGCCTTTAAGGAAAGCCGCGAAACTTTAGTTACCGAAGAAGTTGGCACTGGCTTAACCAGAGCCCTGTACTCTACTTACTTAAGCTATTTCACACCGCAGAAGTTTAGTTATGATGTGCCTGCTTACGGTGATGAGCGCGGTGTCTTTTGTGAGATGTTGAAAACACCTTCAGCAGGCCAGTTCTCATTTTTTACTGCACACCCGGGTATAACTCGTGGTGGCCATTATCACCATTCGAAGAATGAAAAGTTCCTGGTAATTAAAGGTAAGGCATTATTTAAGTTCGAGCATGTAATCTCCGGAGAGCGACATGAACTTGTCACAGAGGCCAGTACGCCGAAGGTGGTTGAGACCGTGCCTGGCTGGACGCATGATGTAACCAATATTGGTGATGAAGAATTAATAGTGATGCTCTGGGCTAATGAGATTTTTGACCGAGAAGCACCTGATACAGTAGCAAGACCGCTTTGA
- a CDS encoding glycosyltransferase family 4 protein yields MRIALLPDDYLPDSTLVHAKMFHELALEFIARGHEVVVITPGEPSQPSRLIIDNIDGVEVWRFKNGQTRGVSKIKRAINETMLSFNAWRAIKRKVESRPFDACINYSPTIFFGPLVKRLKDRCNCYSYLILRDMFPQWVIDEGMIKEDSVIARYFRFFEKLNYDNSDCIGLMSEANVNYFNELYPDYNNLKILRNWADTKPLGRDLVGSNIRESLGLSNKIIFFYGGNIGHAQDMSNLLRLAQSMKAIPEAHFLFVGQGDEVDLVLSKKEEWGLDNLTFLPSVSQSEYRELLTQVDVGLFSLSRNHKAHNFPGKLLGYMVESLPILGSVNPGNDLIQFINDESAGFAYVNGEDDSLLNAAIMLLKNKSLRQNLGSSAHQVLHKHFSVQSAVSHLIDEINKR; encoded by the coding sequence ATGCGTATTGCTTTGCTACCAGATGACTACTTGCCAGATAGTACGCTAGTTCATGCAAAAATGTTTCATGAACTAGCACTGGAATTCATTGCTAGAGGCCATGAAGTCGTTGTTATAACACCAGGGGAACCTAGCCAGCCCTCGCGATTGATTATAGATAATATTGACGGTGTCGAAGTCTGGCGATTTAAAAATGGCCAAACCAGAGGCGTAAGCAAAATTAAGCGTGCAATTAATGAAACGATGCTTTCTTTTAATGCGTGGAGAGCCATAAAAAGAAAGGTGGAATCAAGGCCGTTTGATGCGTGTATTAATTATTCCCCGACGATTTTCTTTGGCCCTCTTGTTAAGAGGCTGAAAGATCGTTGTAACTGCTATAGTTATCTGATTTTAAGGGATATGTTTCCTCAGTGGGTTATTGATGAGGGGATGATTAAAGAAGATTCAGTAATCGCGCGTTACTTTAGATTCTTTGAAAAACTTAATTATGATAATTCAGATTGTATTGGTCTAATGTCAGAAGCAAATGTAAATTATTTTAATGAACTATATCCTGACTACAATAATCTGAAAATTTTGCGAAATTGGGCCGATACTAAACCGTTAGGCAGAGATTTGGTCGGTTCAAACATCCGTGAATCACTTGGTTTATCGAATAAAATCATCTTCTTTTATGGGGGTAATATTGGTCATGCTCAAGATATGAGCAACTTGTTGCGTTTGGCTCAGTCGATGAAGGCTATCCCTGAGGCTCATTTTCTTTTTGTAGGCCAAGGTGATGAAGTCGACTTAGTACTTAGTAAGAAAGAGGAGTGGGGGCTTGATAATCTTACGTTTTTACCCTCTGTTTCTCAGAGCGAATATCGTGAGCTATTGACTCAGGTTGATGTTGGCCTGTTTTCGTTGTCACGTAACCACAAAGCCCATAATTTTCCCGGAAAGCTTTTAGGTTACATGGTCGAGTCACTACCAATTTTAGGTAGTGTTAACCCTGGTAATGACCTGATTCAGTTTATAAATGATGAGTCCGCTGGTTTTGCATATGTAAATGGTGAGGATGACTCGTTGTTGAATGCGGCAATCATGTTATTGAAAAATAAAAGTTTAAGACAAAACTTAGGGTCTAGCGCTCACCAAGTGCTCCATAAGCATTTTTCAGTTCAGTCAGCAGTATCTCATCTAATTGATGAAATTAATAAAAGGTGA
- a CDS encoding UDP-glucose 4-epimerase family protein — MRVLLTGATGFVGSHLLTALGEDTLVVGRKKPSLHKGDFFYTDFGDAQLTGEHFHGVDVVIHCAARAHVMDETAADPLSLYRAMNTTATLNLAKQAAKSGVKRFIFVSSIKVNGEATELGKPFTADDPKKPLDDYGVSKSEAEEQLQELSLKTGLEVVIIRPPLIYGPGVKANFALLMKLACTGLPLPFACINRNERSMVSVYNLVNLITTCIDHPKAANQVFLVSDDANLSTADMVKKISKACGKRGWMIPVPVRLFQVVGKLLGKTGMIERLTGSLSVDITKTRELLDWTPVKSVDEGISLTVDAFLDNKSAK; from the coding sequence GTGCGTGTTCTTTTAACTGGCGCTACAGGGTTTGTTGGGTCGCATCTTCTAACTGCTTTGGGTGAAGATACTTTAGTCGTTGGTAGGAAAAAACCCTCTTTACACAAAGGCGACTTCTTTTATACAGATTTCGGTGATGCTCAGTTGACCGGTGAACACTTTCATGGTGTTGATGTTGTAATACATTGCGCTGCGAGAGCCCATGTTATGGATGAAACGGCAGCTGATCCTCTTTCTCTATACCGGGCAATGAATACGACCGCGACGCTTAATTTAGCGAAGCAGGCGGCAAAATCGGGTGTAAAACGCTTTATTTTTGTTAGCTCGATTAAAGTAAATGGCGAAGCTACAGAATTAGGAAAGCCTTTTACTGCCGATGATCCTAAAAAACCACTGGACGATTATGGAGTCTCAAAGTCTGAAGCAGAAGAGCAATTGCAAGAGTTGTCACTAAAGACCGGACTTGAAGTAGTAATCATTCGACCTCCTCTGATATATGGCCCTGGAGTTAAAGCGAATTTTGCTTTGCTGATGAAGTTGGCTTGTACAGGCTTACCGTTGCCTTTTGCTTGTATTAACCGAAATGAACGTAGTATGGTGTCGGTTTATAATCTGGTCAATTTAATTACAACGTGTATTGATCACCCGAAGGCTGCTAATCAGGTTTTCTTAGTTTCTGACGATGCAAACCTATCTACAGCGGATATGGTAAAAAAAATATCGAAAGCTTGTGGTAAGCGAGGCTGGATGATACCAGTCCCTGTTCGCTTATTTCAGGTAGTTGGTAAACTTTTAGGCAAGACGGGTATGATCGAGCGTTTAACTGGTTCATTGTCTGTAGATATTACCAAGACGAGGGAATTGTTAGATTGGACGCCTGTAAAGAGTGTAGATGAAGGCATAAGCTTAACCGTTGATGCTTTTTTGGATAATAAGAGTGCGAAATGA
- the wecB gene encoding non-hydrolyzing UDP-N-acetylglucosamine 2-epimerase gives MKKMKVMSVVGTRPEIIRLSRVLAKLDEHCEHVLVHTGQNYDYELNEVFFNDLGVRKPDYFLNAAGQSAAETIGQVIIKVDQVLQEVEPEAMLVLGDTNSCISALPAKRRKVPIFHMEAGNRCFDQRVPEETNRRIVDHTADINLTYSTIARDYLLAEGLPADRVIKTGSPMFEVLNYYMPQIDSSDVLSRLGLTAGQFFVVSAHREENVDSLKQLKKLATILNTVAEKYGYPVIVSTHPRTRNRIEAQGIEFHPNVQLLKPLGFHDYNHLQKKSKAVLSDSGTITEESSIMNFPALNIREAHERPEGFEEASVMMVGLEVERVLQALEILEHQPSGEQRLLRPVYDYSMPNVSEKVVRIIHSYTDYVKRVVWKEYV, from the coding sequence ATGAAAAAAATGAAAGTAATGTCTGTAGTGGGGACTCGCCCAGAGATTATTCGACTATCGCGAGTACTTGCTAAGCTCGATGAACACTGTGAACACGTTTTGGTCCATACTGGTCAAAATTATGATTACGAGTTGAACGAGGTTTTTTTCAACGATCTTGGTGTACGCAAGCCTGATTACTTTCTGAATGCTGCAGGTCAGTCAGCCGCTGAAACAATCGGTCAAGTCATCATCAAAGTCGACCAAGTTCTTCAGGAAGTCGAGCCTGAGGCGATGCTTGTTCTTGGTGATACGAATTCATGCATTTCTGCGCTGCCGGCAAAGCGTCGTAAGGTGCCAATTTTCCATATGGAAGCCGGTAATCGTTGTTTTGATCAGCGAGTTCCAGAAGAGACCAATCGCAGAATTGTCGATCATACTGCTGATATCAACCTTACCTATAGTACAATCGCCCGCGATTACCTGTTGGCGGAAGGTTTACCTGCCGACCGCGTGATCAAAACGGGGAGCCCGATGTTTGAGGTCCTGAATTACTATATGCCTCAGATTGATAGCTCGGATGTTCTGAGCCGCTTGGGGCTAACTGCTGGTCAGTTCTTTGTGGTTAGTGCCCATCGAGAAGAAAATGTTGATTCTCTGAAGCAGCTTAAGAAGCTTGCGACCATTTTAAACACGGTTGCCGAAAAATATGGTTACCCAGTGATCGTATCAACTCATCCTCGTACCCGTAATCGTATTGAAGCACAAGGGATTGAATTCCATCCTAATGTTCAGCTTTTGAAGCCGCTAGGTTTCCATGATTACAACCACTTGCAGAAAAAATCAAAAGCCGTTCTTTCTGACAGTGGAACCATTACCGAGGAGTCTTCTATCATGAACTTCCCGGCATTGAATATCCGCGAAGCACATGAGCGTCCAGAAGGTTTTGAAGAAGCATCTGTCATGATGGTTGGTCTTGAGGTTGAACGAGTATTGCAGGCTTTAGAAATTTTAGAGCATCAGCCAAGTGGTGAGCAGCGTCTGCTAAGGCCTGTTTATGATTACAGCATGCCAAATGTATCGGAGAAGGTGGTGCGAATCATCCATTCTTATACAGATTATGTGAAGCGTGTTGTATGGAAGGAGTATGTGTAA